In a single window of the Neoarius graeffei isolate fNeoGra1 chromosome 28, fNeoGra1.pri, whole genome shotgun sequence genome:
- the rom1a gene encoding rod outer segment membrane protein 1a → MVWAKMKFPFEKRVKLAQSLWLISWLATLGGAITFCLGCFLKTELRRRAEVMDNTEIHIVPNTLIVAGLASMGINWFAGRICQDALDASRFPRWKTFLKPYFCCTIFFTTLLLIVVILSYAMKGSLEGSLKVGLKNGIRFYKDTDTPGRCFQKQTIDRLQMEFQCCGNNDYKDWFEVQWISNRYLDFSSKEVKDRIKSNVDGRYLVDGVPFSCCNPSSPRPCIQYKLTNNSAHYNYEHQTEDLNIFIRGCREALVGYYMGLMNSIGAVVLTVFILQSIVVACLRYLQTSMDAVVGQENMEVETEGYLLEKSVSETIMEYLDPVMKLLFINQVEDGQAKAEAGAAGTSGTTTPPS, encoded by the exons ATGGTGTGGGCTAAAATGAAATTCCCCTTTGAAAAAAGGGTGAAGCTAGCTCAGAGTTTGTGGCTGATCTCCTGGCTGGCCACTTTAGGTGGAGCGATCACCTTCTGTCTTGGATGCTTCTTGAAGACAGAACTACGCAGGAGGGCAGAG GTGATGGACAACACGGAGATCCACATTGTTCCAAACACCCTCATTGTGGCTGGACTGGCCTCAATGGGAATCAATTGGTTTGCGGGTCGGATCTGCCAGGATGCACTGGATGCCAGCCGCTTCCCACGCTGGAAGACCTTCCTAAAGCCCTACTTCTGTTGTACCATCTTCTTCACCACCCTGCTGCTGATTGTGGTCATCCTAAGTTATGCCATGAAGGGCAGCCTGGAGGGCTCACTGAAAGTTGGCCTCAAGAATGGTATCCGCTTCTACAAGGACACGGACACCCCAGGGCGCTGCTTCCAGAAGCAAACCATCGACCGCTTACAGATGGAGTTCCAGTGCTGTGGTAACAACGACTACAAGGACTGGTTTGAGGTGCAGTGGATCAGTAACCGCTATCTTGACTTCAGCTCCAAGGAAGTTAAGGA TCGTATCAAGAGTAATGTGGATGGGCGTTACCTGGTGGATGGTGTGCCCTTCAGCTGCTGTAACCCAAGTTCCCCTAGACCCTGTATCCAGTACAAATTGACCAACAACTCTGCCCACTACAACTATGAGCACCAAACTGAGGACCTCAACATCTTCATCCGTGGCTGCAGGGAAGCTCTGGTTGGCTACTACATGGGCCTGATGAACAGCATTGGCGCTGTAGTGCTGACTGTCTTTATCCTTCAG AGTATAGTGGTTGCATGCCTGAGGTATCTGCAGACCTCCATGGATGCTGTGGTTGGGCAGGAGAACATGGAGGTGGAAACAGAGGGCTACCTGCTGGAGAAGAGCGTGTCGGAGACCATTATGGAGTACCTGGACCCTGTGATGAAGCTCTTGTTTATAAACCAGGTGGAAGATGGGCAGGCAAAAGCAGAGGCGGGGGCTGCTGGGACATCAGGCACAACAACTCCTCCATCCTAA